The proteins below come from a single Candidatus Dependentiae bacterium genomic window:
- a CDS encoding Hsp20/alpha crystallin family protein encodes MNKQTNIAVIMLLSCILSSNMAARNSFWDGFEDIQENLEQTRKNIDRAFGQINSDENQVYMGNASIFESKNGEIWGLEFYIPGYTKSDFSIQIDKNGFLHIKAESKKEEKENKEDKDKKYIYKSWSSSARTFIRTIKLPEFVEYSDSSKIETSYNEKNGKLEIKFPKKDVEAKKDIIELKLK; translated from the coding sequence ATGAATAAACAGACAAATATTGCAGTTATTATGTTATTAAGCTGTATTTTATCAAGTAACATGGCTGCAAGAAACAGCTTTTGGGATGGATTTGAAGATATCCAAGAGAACTTAGAACAAACAAGAAAAAATATAGACCGGGCATTTGGGCAAATTAATAGCGATGAAAATCAGGTTTATATGGGAAATGCAAGTATTTTTGAAAGCAAAAACGGCGAAATTTGGGGTCTTGAATTTTACATTCCGGGATACACAAAATCAGATTTTAGCATACAAATAGATAAAAATGGTTTTTTACATATCAAAGCTGAATCTAAAAAAGAAGAAAAAGAAAATAAAGAAGACAAAGATAAAAAATATATTTATAAAAGCTGGAGCTCAAGCGCAAGAACATTTATTCGTACAATAAAACTTCCTGAATTTGTTGAATATTCGGATTCATCAAAAATAGAAACTTCTTATAATGAAAAAAACGGTAAACTTGAAATCAAATTTCCTAAAAAAGATGTTGAAGCTAAAAAAGATATTATCGAATTAAAGCTAAAATAA